The Pseudomonas fluorescens genome includes a window with the following:
- a CDS encoding cell division protein ZapA → MSSSNSVTVQILDKEYSIICPQEERSNLVSAARYLDGKMREIRSSGKVIGADRIAVMAALNITHDLLHRQDTPDLQVSGSTREQVRDLLDRVDLVLATDPDVSKG, encoded by the coding sequence ATGAGTTCAAGCAATAGCGTTACCGTGCAGATCCTCGACAAAGAATATTCGATCATCTGCCCCCAGGAAGAGCGTAGCAACCTGGTGAGCGCCGCCCGTTACCTGGATGGCAAGATGCGCGAGATCCGCAGCAGCGGCAAAGTCATCGGCGCCGACCGCATCGCCGTAATGGCCGCCTTGAACATCACCCACGACCTGCTGCATCGCCAGGATACGCCGGACCTGCAGGTCAGCGGCTCGACCCGTGAACAGGTGCGCGACCTGCTCGACCGGGTGGATCTGGTGCTCGCCACCGATCCAGACGTCAGCAAGGGCTGA
- a CDS encoding YecA family protein gives MPIQNSPYQAFATLLSTSGHPVSPAELHGLLLGRSCAGAGFGADGWLADAAELLEGEPADNVRNALIGLQEMVKGELTSDDMTVVLLLPTDDAPLAERAAALGQWCQGFLAGFGLTRREYALSEEAKEVLQDLAAISQVQDALEESDDGESDYMEVMEYLRVAPLLLFTETKKTDAAAAKPSLH, from the coding sequence ATGCCCATTCAGAATTCCCCGTATCAAGCATTCGCCACCCTGCTGAGCACCAGTGGCCATCCTGTCTCGCCTGCCGAACTGCATGGCCTGCTGCTCGGTCGCAGTTGCGCCGGCGCCGGGTTCGGTGCCGACGGCTGGTTGGCCGACGCCGCAGAACTGCTGGAAGGCGAGCCGGCGGACAACGTCCGCAACGCGCTTATCGGCCTGCAGGAAATGGTCAAGGGCGAGCTGACCAGTGACGACATGACCGTCGTCCTGCTGCTGCCCACTGACGACGCGCCCTTGGCTGAACGCGCCGCTGCTCTGGGCCAGTGGTGCCAGGGCTTCCTCGCCGGCTTCGGCCTGACCCGCCGCGAATACGCCTTGAGCGAAGAGGCCAAGGAAGTGTTGCAGGACTTGGCCGCGATCTCCCAGGTCCAGGATGCCCTGGAAGAATCCGATGACGGCGAAAGCGACTACATGGAAGTGATGGAGTACCTGCGGGTCGCGCCATTGCTGCTGTTCACCGAGACCAAGAAAACCGATGCAGCGGCCGCCAAGCCGTCCTTGCATTAA
- the gcvT gene encoding glycine cleavage system aminomethyltransferase GcvT, with protein sequence MGQRTPLYDLHLALGAKMVDFGGWDMPLHYGSQVEEHHQVRRDCGVFDVSHMTVIDVDGPQAKVWLQRLLANDVDRLQDTGSALYSAMLNERGGIVDDMIIYRVEDGYRLVFNASTRDQDLAWMQAQLGGYDVQLHERPELAMLAIQGPQARQKIAELVTQPRGQIIQQLKPFEGRADGEWFIARTGYTGEDGLEIVLPAQEAPSFFNDLVGAGISPIGLGARDTLRLEAGMNLYGQDINQDVSPLASNMAWSIAWEPASRPFIGRSALEAELASGVQHKLVGLVLEERGVLRAHQVVRIANVGEGEITSGSFSPTLSKSIALARVPMATADRAEVEIRGKWYPVRVVKPTFVRHGKTLI encoded by the coding sequence ATGGGACAGCGTACGCCTCTGTATGACCTTCATCTCGCCCTCGGCGCGAAGATGGTCGATTTTGGCGGTTGGGATATGCCTTTGCATTACGGCTCGCAAGTCGAAGAACACCATCAGGTGCGTCGCGACTGCGGAGTGTTCGATGTATCCCACATGACCGTGATCGATGTCGACGGCCCCCAGGCCAAGGTTTGGCTGCAGCGTTTGCTGGCCAATGACGTCGATCGCTTGCAGGACACAGGCAGTGCCCTGTACAGCGCGATGCTCAATGAGCGCGGCGGCATCGTCGACGACATGATTATCTACCGTGTCGAGGACGGTTATCGATTGGTCTTCAACGCCTCGACTCGCGATCAGGATCTGGCCTGGATGCAGGCACAGCTCGGTGGCTACGACGTGCAGCTGCATGAGCGCCCCGAACTGGCGATGCTGGCGATCCAAGGCCCCCAGGCCCGGCAGAAGATTGCCGAACTGGTGACGCAACCGCGTGGGCAAATCATCCAGCAACTCAAGCCTTTCGAAGGGCGCGCCGACGGCGAATGGTTCATCGCCCGGACCGGCTACACCGGCGAAGATGGCCTGGAAATCGTCTTGCCTGCCCAGGAGGCCCCGAGTTTTTTCAACGACCTGGTAGGGGCCGGCATTTCGCCAATTGGCCTCGGCGCCCGCGACACCTTGCGCCTGGAGGCCGGCATGAACCTCTACGGCCAGGACATCAATCAAGACGTTTCGCCCCTGGCCTCGAACATGGCCTGGAGCATCGCCTGGGAACCGGCGAGCCGTCCGTTCATCGGGCGCAGTGCGCTGGAAGCCGAGCTTGCCAGCGGTGTACAGCACAAACTGGTCGGGCTGGTGCTGGAAGAGCGGGGTGTTTTGCGCGCCCATCAGGTGGTTCGCATCGCCAATGTTGGCGAAGGGGAGATCACCAGTGGTAGTTTTTCTCCTACGCTTAGCAAGTCGATCGCCCTGGCACGTGTTCCGATGGCAACCGCCGACCGTGCCGAGGTAGAAATTCGTGGTAAGTGGTACCCGGTACGGGTGGTCAAGCCGACCTTCGTCCGCCATGGCAAAACCCTGATCTAA
- a CDS encoding EVE domain-containing protein — MAYWLMKSEPDELSIQGLEKLGQARWDGVRNYQARNFLRTMAVGDMFFFYHSSCPEPGIAGIGRIVRAAYPDPTALEPDSHYFDPKACLDKNPWTAIDVAHVETFPHVLKLDYLKQQTALAEMPLVQKGSRLSVMPVTPEQWAAVMALR; from the coding sequence ATGGCCTATTGGCTGATGAAATCCGAGCCCGACGAATTATCCATCCAAGGTTTGGAAAAGCTCGGCCAGGCACGCTGGGACGGGGTTCGCAACTACCAGGCGCGTAACTTTCTGCGAACCATGGCGGTGGGCGACATGTTCTTTTTCTATCACTCCAGTTGCCCCGAGCCAGGCATTGCCGGGATCGGCCGAATTGTCCGTGCGGCCTACCCTGACCCAACGGCGCTGGAACCCGACAGCCATTACTTCGACCCCAAGGCCTGCCTGGACAAAAACCCCTGGACCGCGATCGACGTGGCCCATGTCGAAACGTTTCCCCACGTGCTGAAGCTCGATTACCTCAAGCAACAGACCGCCCTGGCTGAAATGCCACTGGTGCAAAAAGGCTCGCGACTGTCGGTGATGCCCGTTACACCCGAACAATGGGCAGCGGTCATGGCGCTGCGCTGA
- the pepP gene encoding Xaa-Pro aminopeptidase, with protein MIHIPKSEYSRRRKALMAQMEPNSIAILPAAAVAIRNRDVEHVYRQDSDFQYLSGFPEPQAVLVLMPGRAHGEYILFCRERNAERELWDGLRAGQEGAIRDYGADDAFPITDIDDILPGLIEGRDRVYSAMGSNPEFDRHLMEWINVIRSKAHLGAQPPNEFVALDHLLHDMRLYKSAAEVKVMREAARISAQAHIRAMQAARPGLHEFSLEAELDYEFRKGGAKMPAYGSIVAAGRNSCILHYQQNDALLKDGDLVLIDAGCEIDCYASDITRTWPVSGKFSPEQKAIYEVVLAAQEAAFAQIAPDKHWNQAHEATVRVITEGLVRLGLLEGEVDALIASEAYRAFYMHRAGHWLGMDVHDVGEYRVGGEWRVLEVGMTLTVEPGIYISPNNRSVAKKWRGIGVRIEDDVVVTRTGCEILSHGVPKTVADIEALMAAARTQAA; from the coding sequence ATGATTCATATCCCGAAATCGGAATACAGCCGTCGCCGCAAGGCCCTGATGGCGCAGATGGAACCCAACAGCATCGCAATCCTGCCCGCCGCCGCTGTTGCGATCCGCAACCGCGACGTCGAGCACGTCTACCGCCAGGACAGCGACTTCCAGTACCTCAGCGGCTTTCCCGAGCCGCAAGCGGTGCTGGTGCTGATGCCGGGCCGCGCCCATGGCGAATACATCCTCTTTTGCCGCGAGCGCAACGCCGAACGTGAGTTGTGGGATGGCCTGCGCGCCGGCCAGGAAGGGGCGATCCGTGACTACGGTGCCGACGACGCGTTTCCCATCACCGATATCGACGACATCCTGCCGGGCCTGATCGAAGGGCGCGACCGGGTGTATTCGGCCATGGGCAGCAACCCGGAATTCGACCGGCACCTGATGGAGTGGATCAACGTGATTCGCTCCAAGGCCCACCTCGGCGCCCAGCCGCCGAACGAATTCGTTGCCCTGGATCACTTGCTGCATGACATGCGCCTGTATAAATCGGCGGCAGAAGTGAAAGTGATGCGCGAAGCGGCGCGGATTTCCGCCCAGGCGCACATTCGGGCGATGCAGGCGGCGCGTCCGGGGCTGCATGAGTTCAGCCTGGAAGCCGAGCTGGACTATGAGTTTCGCAAGGGCGGGGCAAAAATGCCGGCCTATGGCTCGATCGTCGCGGCGGGGCGCAACAGCTGCATCCTGCACTACCAGCAGAACGACGCGCTGCTCAAGGACGGCGACCTGGTGCTGATCGACGCCGGCTGTGAAATCGACTGCTACGCCAGCGATATCACCCGTACCTGGCCGGTCAGTGGCAAGTTTTCACCCGAGCAGAAGGCGATCTACGAAGTGGTGCTGGCTGCCCAGGAAGCCGCGTTTGCCCAGATCGCGCCGGACAAACACTGGAACCAGGCCCACGAAGCGACGGTGCGGGTGATTACAGAGGGGCTGGTGCGCCTTGGGCTGCTGGAGGGTGAGGTGGATGCGTTGATCGCCAGCGAAGCCTACCGGGCGTTCTACATGCATCGCGCTGGCCACTGGCTGGGCATGGACGTGCATGACGTGGGTGAATACCGCGTTGGTGGCGAGTGGCGGGTGCTTGAGGTCGGCATGACGCTGACGGTGGAGCCGGGCATCTACATCAGCCCGAACAACCGCAGCGTCGCGAAAAAATGGCGCGGCATTGGCGTGCGCATCGAGGATGACGTGGTAGTGACCAGAACCGGTTGTGAAATCCTGAGCCACGGCGTACCGAAGACGGTCGCCGACATCGAGGCCCTGATGGCCGCTGCCCGGACGCAAGCGGCATGA
- a CDS encoding extracellular solute-binding protein: MLATKRLLSALALTLIGSTAVQAADEVVVYSSRIDELIKPVFDTYTKETGVSVKFITDKEAPLMQRIKAEGENATADLLLTVDAGNLWQAEQMGILQPFTSPVIDANIPSQYRASSHAWTGLSLRARTIVYSTERVKPSELTTYEALAGKEWEGRLCLRTSKKVYNQSLTATLIETHGAEKTEEILKGWVRNLSTDVFSDDTALLEAINAGQCDVGIVNTYYYGRLHQQKPDLKVKLFWPNQADRGVHINLSGIGLTKHAPHPDAAKKLVEWMTTPQAQSIFADVNQEFPANPKVEPSKEVAAWGKFKADTLPVEVAGKRQAEAIRMMDRAGWN, from the coding sequence ATGTTGGCAACCAAGCGCCTGCTGTCCGCCCTCGCCTTGACCCTGATCGGCTCCACTGCCGTACAGGCCGCCGATGAGGTGGTGGTCTACTCCTCGCGTATCGACGAACTGATCAAACCGGTCTTCGATACCTACACCAAGGAAACTGGCGTGTCGGTGAAGTTCATTACCGACAAGGAAGCGCCGCTGATGCAGCGGATCAAGGCCGAGGGCGAGAACGCCACTGCCGACCTGCTGCTCACCGTCGATGCCGGCAACCTCTGGCAGGCCGAGCAAATGGGCATTCTCCAGCCGTTCACGTCGCCGGTGATCGACGCCAACATCCCGTCCCAATATCGCGCCTCTTCCCACGCCTGGACCGGCTTGAGCCTGCGGGCGCGAACCATTGTCTACTCCACCGAGCGGGTCAAACCCAGCGAATTGACCACCTACGAAGCGCTGGCTGGCAAAGAGTGGGAAGGCCGCCTGTGCCTGCGGACCTCGAAGAAGGTCTACAACCAGTCGCTGACCGCCACGCTGATCGAAACCCACGGTGCGGAAAAAACCGAGGAGATCCTCAAGGGCTGGGTCCGGAACCTGTCCACCGACGTCTTCTCCGATGACACCGCCCTGCTTGAGGCAATCAACGCCGGGCAATGCGACGTCGGTATCGTCAATACCTATTACTATGGCCGCCTGCACCAGCAGAAGCCGGACCTGAAGGTGAAGCTGTTCTGGCCGAACCAGGCCGACCGTGGGGTGCACATCAACCTCTCGGGGATTGGCTTGACCAAGCATGCACCGCATCCGGACGCCGCGAAGAAGCTGGTGGAGTGGATGACCACGCCGCAAGCGCAAAGCATCTTCGCCGACGTGAACCAGGAATTCCCGGCCAACCCGAAAGTCGAGCCGTCCAAGGAAGTAGCGGCCTGGGGCAAGTTCAAGGCTGATACCCTGCCCGTGGAAGTGGCGGGTAAACGCCAGGCCGAAGCCATTCGCATGATGGATCGCGCTGGCTGGAATTAA
- a CDS encoding 5-formyltetrahydrofolate cyclo-ligase: MTEPALLPRPQLRRLLRQARRALTPAQQRQAAHGLFKQLAQHPLFRRAQHIALYLPNDGEIDPRLLLREAQRRGKATYLPVLSPWPQTKMVFQRIHPGEKMQPNRFRIPEPRKNIARQRKVWTLDLVLLPLVGFDDAGGRLGMGGGFYDRSLAYLARRKQWRKPTLLGLAHECQKVERLAQASWDVPLQGTVSDRHWYIAG, encoded by the coding sequence ATGACCGAACCTGCGCTGCTGCCCCGCCCGCAACTTCGACGCCTGCTGCGCCAGGCCCGTCGCGCCCTGACGCCCGCCCAGCAACGGCAAGCCGCCCACGGGCTGTTCAAGCAACTGGCCCAGCATCCGCTGTTTCGCCGTGCGCAGCACATCGCCCTCTACCTGCCCAACGACGGCGAGATCGATCCGCGCCTGCTGCTGCGCGAAGCCCAACGCCGGGGCAAGGCCACTTACCTGCCTGTGCTCAGCCCATGGCCGCAGACCAAGATGGTGTTCCAGCGCATCCACCCCGGCGAAAAAATGCAGCCCAACCGGTTTCGTATTCCTGAGCCGCGCAAGAACATCGCCCGGCAACGCAAGGTCTGGACGCTGGACCTGGTGTTGTTGCCATTGGTGGGGTTTGACGATGCGGGTGGTCGACTGGGCATGGGCGGCGGCTTTTATGACCGCAGCCTGGCGTATCTGGCGCGACGCAAGCAGTGGCGCAAACCGACGCTATTGGGGCTGGCCCATGAATGCCAGAAAGTCGAACGATTGGCGCAGGCAAGCTGGGACGTACCGCTGCAGGGAACGGTCAGCGACAGGCATTGGTATATCGCGGGGTAG
- a CDS encoding ABC transporter permease, which translates to MAHPVQRRWYPLVFAIAALVLLPLSVLLLSWQSIDQQIWSHLWDTQMPRLLGNTLTLILGVGVGVTLLGVSLAWLTSLCEFPGRRWLDWALMLPFAIPAYVLAFVFVGLLDFAGPVQTLMREWFGSGLRLPRVRSTGGVILVLVLVFYPYVYLLARSAFLAQGKGLMEAARVLGQSPWQAFWRVALPMARPAIGAGVALALMETLADFGAVSVFNFDTFTTAIYKTWYGFFSLSSAAQLASLLLLAVMLVVYGERRARGAHRASNERPRAKALYTLRGLKAAAASSWCFLVFACAFVIPVLQLVVWFWQRGRFDLDERYAGLIVHTLYLGGLAALITVCVALLLAFARRLAPTRPIRAGVGLANLGYALPGSVLAVSIMLAFSYLDRELVIPLSTWLGGAGKPLLLGSLSALLLAYLVRFLAVAYGPLESSLARIRPSLPEAARSLGVSGPRLFFKVYLPLLLPGTLSAALLVFVDVLKEMPATLLMRPFGWDTLAVRIFEMTSEGEWARAALPALTLVLVGLLPVIGLIRRSAHRNS; encoded by the coding sequence TTGGCCCACCCCGTCCAACGCCGCTGGTATCCCCTGGTCTTCGCCATCGCCGCGCTGGTCCTGCTGCCCCTTAGCGTCTTGCTGTTGTCCTGGCAGAGCATCGACCAACAGATCTGGTCCCACCTGTGGGATACGCAGATGCCACGCTTGTTGGGCAATACCCTCACGTTGATCCTTGGCGTGGGTGTCGGAGTGACCTTGCTAGGTGTCAGTCTCGCTTGGCTCACCAGCCTGTGTGAGTTCCCCGGGCGACGCTGGCTCGACTGGGCGTTGATGCTGCCGTTTGCGATACCGGCCTACGTGTTGGCGTTTGTCTTCGTTGGCCTGCTGGACTTTGCCGGCCCCGTACAGACGCTCATGCGCGAATGGTTCGGCAGCGGCCTGCGCCTGCCCCGGGTCCGTTCCACCGGTGGGGTGATCCTGGTGCTGGTGCTGGTCTTTTACCCTTACGTCTATCTGCTGGCGCGCAGTGCATTCCTGGCCCAGGGCAAGGGCTTGATGGAAGCGGCGCGGGTGCTCGGGCAGTCGCCGTGGCAGGCTTTCTGGCGCGTGGCGCTGCCGATGGCCCGGCCGGCCATCGGTGCGGGCGTGGCGTTGGCGCTGATGGAAACCCTGGCGGATTTTGGCGCGGTGTCGGTGTTCAACTTCGACACCTTTACCACCGCGATCTACAAGACCTGGTATGGCTTCTTCAGTCTCTCCAGTGCTGCCCAACTGGCCAGCCTGCTGTTGCTGGCGGTGATGCTGGTGGTCTACGGCGAACGCCGGGCTCGTGGTGCCCACCGAGCCAGTAACGAACGTCCCCGAGCCAAGGCTTTGTATACGTTGCGCGGTCTGAAGGCCGCGGCAGCCAGCAGTTGGTGTTTCCTGGTGTTCGCCTGTGCCTTTGTCATTCCGGTGCTGCAATTGGTGGTGTGGTTCTGGCAACGCGGTCGTTTCGACCTGGACGAACGTTATGCCGGGTTGATCGTCCACACCCTCTACCTGGGCGGCCTGGCCGCGCTGATCACCGTTTGCGTGGCCTTGCTGCTGGCGTTCGCCCGACGGCTGGCGCCAACTCGTCCGATTCGTGCCGGCGTCGGCCTGGCGAACCTGGGCTATGCCTTGCCCGGTTCGGTGCTCGCGGTGTCGATCATGCTTGCATTCAGCTACCTGGACCGTGAGCTGGTCATCCCGTTGTCGACCTGGCTCGGAGGGGCAGGCAAACCGTTGTTGCTGGGTAGCCTGTCGGCGCTGTTGCTGGCGTATCTGGTGCGCTTTTTGGCGGTGGCCTACGGTCCGTTGGAGAGCAGCCTGGCGCGCATTCGTCCGTCTTTGCCCGAGGCTGCACGCAGCCTTGGGGTCAGTGGGCCACGACTGTTTTTCAAAGTGTATCTGCCCTTGCTGTTGCCCGGCACTTTGAGCGCGGCGTTGCTGGTGTTCGTCGACGTGCTCAAAGAAATGCCCGCGACCCTGCTGATGCGTCCGTTCGGCTGGGACACGCTGGCGGTGCGGATCTTCGAGATGACCAGCGAAGGGGAGTGGGCCAGGGCCGCGCTGCCGGCGCTGACGTTGGTACTGGTGGGGTTGTTGCCAGTCATCGGATTGATACGACGTTCGGCCCATCGAAACAGCTAG
- a CDS encoding 2-octaprenyl-3-methyl-6-methoxy-1,4-benzoquinol hydroxylase has product MRADLLIVGAGMVGSALALALQGSGLQVLLLDGSPMSVKPFDPQAAFEPRVSALSTASQRILDRLGVWDGITARRASPYTDMHVWDGSGTGQIHFSAASLHAEALGHIVENRVVQDALLDRLHDCDLGLLANARLEQMRRSGDDWLLTLADGRTLRAPLVIAADGANSAVRRLTGVATREWDYLHHAIVTSVRSARPHRMTAWQRFTDNGPLAFLPLERDGQHDWCSIVWSTTPGEAQRLMALDETEFCSELERAFEGQLGTVLSADPRLCVPLRQRHAKRYVAEGLALIGDAAHTIHPLAGQGVNLGFLDAAVLAEVLLQAAGRGERLADVKVLSRYERRRMPHNLALMAAMEGFERLFQADPLPVRWLRNTGLKLVDRMPEAKALFVREALGLIGDLPDLAKA; this is encoded by the coding sequence TTGCGTGCAGATCTGCTGATTGTCGGCGCCGGTATGGTCGGCAGCGCCCTGGCGCTGGCGTTGCAGGGCAGTGGCCTGCAAGTGCTGTTGCTCGACGGCAGCCCGATGAGCGTCAAACCTTTCGATCCCCAGGCCGCGTTCGAGCCCCGAGTCAGTGCCTTGTCGACGGCCAGCCAGCGGATCCTCGATCGCCTGGGCGTCTGGGACGGCATCACCGCCCGACGCGCCAGCCCCTATACCGACATGCACGTCTGGGACGGCAGCGGCACCGGGCAGATCCATTTCTCGGCCGCCAGCCTGCACGCCGAGGCGCTTGGGCACATCGTTGAAAACCGCGTTGTGCAGGACGCCTTGCTGGATCGACTGCATGACTGCGACCTGGGCCTGCTGGCCAATGCCCGGCTGGAGCAGATGCGTCGTTCTGGTGACGACTGGCTGCTGACCTTGGCCGATGGCCGCACGTTGCGCGCGCCCCTGGTCATCGCGGCTGACGGCGCGAATTCCGCAGTGCGCCGCCTGACCGGCGTTGCCACGCGCGAATGGGATTACCTGCACCACGCCATCGTCACCAGCGTGCGCAGCGCCCGGCCGCATCGAATGACGGCCTGGCAGCGTTTCACCGACAACGGTCCGCTGGCGTTCCTGCCACTTGAGCGTGACGGTCAGCACGATTGGTGCTCGATTGTCTGGTCCACCACCCCCGGTGAAGCGCAGCGCTTGATGGCGCTCGATGAAACTGAATTCTGCAGCGAACTGGAACGAGCCTTCGAAGGCCAGCTCGGTACGGTACTGAGTGCCGACCCGCGCCTGTGCGTGCCGCTGCGCCAACGACATGCCAAGCGCTATGTGGCCGAAGGGCTGGCGTTGATCGGCGACGCAGCCCATACCATTCATCCGTTGGCCGGGCAGGGCGTGAACCTGGGCTTCCTCGACGCCGCCGTGCTGGCCGAAGTGTTGTTGCAGGCGGCCGGGCGTGGCGAACGACTGGCGGACGTGAAGGTGCTTAGCCGCTACGAGCGGCGACGCATGCCCCATAACCTGGCGTTGATGGCGGCGATGGAAGGTTTCGAGCGGTTGTTCCAGGCCGATCCATTACCCGTGCGCTGGTTGCGTAACACCGGGCTGAAACTGGTAGACCGCATGCCTGAGGCCAAGGCGTTGTTCGTGCGCGAGGCGCTGGGGCTGATTGGGGATTTGCCGGATCTGGCCAAGGCCTGA
- the ubiH gene encoding 2-octaprenyl-6-methoxyphenyl hydroxylase has product MSRVNLAIVGGGLVGASLALALQAGAKARGWKIMLIEPFAPGNAWQPSYDARSSALSYGARQIYQRLGVWQEISRRAEPIKQIHVSDRGRFSTARLSAMEEGVPALGYVVENAWLGQCLWQGLDPEVVSWRCPAQVTGMEPLVGGYRLTLDDETTLECDLAVLADGGRSGLREQLGIGVRSRPYDQSALIANITPSEAHNGMAFERFTDDGPMALLPLPENRCALVWTRQGMDAQRLAALDERSFLSELQGVFGYRLGTLKQVGVRHLYPLALVEAEEQVRPHLAILGNAAHSLHPIAGQGFNLSLRDAQALADALLDSESEPGDFAVLQAYRERQRMDQVLTVGFSDQVTRLFASNLPLVSLGRNLGLLGLDLLPPAKRWFARQAMGLGTRPDA; this is encoded by the coding sequence ATGAGCCGGGTCAACCTGGCGATCGTCGGCGGCGGCCTGGTCGGCGCGAGCCTGGCGCTGGCCCTGCAGGCCGGTGCCAAGGCCCGGGGCTGGAAGATCATGCTGATCGAGCCCTTCGCTCCCGGCAACGCCTGGCAACCGAGCTACGACGCCCGGTCCTCGGCATTGTCCTACGGTGCCCGGCAGATTTATCAACGCTTGGGTGTCTGGCAGGAGATTTCCCGCCGCGCCGAACCAATCAAACAGATCCATGTATCCGACCGCGGGCGGTTTTCCACCGCGCGTCTGTCGGCTATGGAGGAGGGCGTGCCGGCGCTGGGCTACGTGGTGGAAAACGCCTGGCTCGGCCAGTGCCTGTGGCAAGGCCTGGACCCTGAGGTGGTCAGTTGGCGCTGCCCGGCGCAGGTCACCGGCATGGAACCGCTGGTCGGCGGTTATCGCCTGACCCTCGACGACGAAACCACCCTGGAATGCGACCTTGCCGTACTGGCCGATGGCGGCCGCTCCGGCCTGCGTGAACAGTTGGGTATCGGCGTGCGCAGCCGACCCTACGACCAGAGTGCCTTGATCGCCAACATCACCCCCAGCGAAGCCCACAATGGCATGGCCTTCGAACGTTTCACCGATGACGGCCCGATGGCCTTGTTGCCGCTGCCGGAGAATCGTTGCGCGCTGGTCTGGACCCGCCAGGGCATGGACGCACAACGGCTGGCGGCCCTCGACGAGCGCAGTTTCCTCAGCGAATTGCAGGGCGTGTTCGGCTATCGCCTGGGCACCCTGAAACAGGTGGGCGTGCGACATCTGTACCCGCTGGCGCTGGTGGAGGCCGAAGAACAGGTCCGTCCGCACCTGGCGATCCTGGGCAACGCCGCCCACAGCCTGCACCCGATTGCCGGGCAGGGGTTCAACTTGTCCCTGCGCGATGCCCAGGCCCTTGCCGATGCCCTGCTCGACAGCGAAAGCGAGCCAGGGGATTTTGCCGTGTTGCAAGCCTATCGCGAGCGCCAGCGAATGGATCAGGTCCTGACCGTGGGCTTCTCCGACCAAGTCACGCGGCTGTTCGCCAGCAACCTGCCGTTGGTGTCCCTGGGTCGTAACCTCGGCCTGTTGGGCCTCGACTTGCTGCCGCCGGCCAAGCGCTGGTTCGCCCGTCAGGCCATGGGGCTGGGGACGCGTCCCGATGCTTGA
- a CDS encoding TIGR02449 family protein, whose amino-acid sequence MEDTDLQALMARLELLIDRVEQLKSQNGLLLAQEKTWREERAHLIEKNEIARRKVESMISRLKALEQDS is encoded by the coding sequence ATGGAAGACACCGACCTGCAAGCGCTGATGGCCAGACTCGAACTGCTAATTGACCGGGTCGAGCAACTTAAGAGCCAAAACGGACTCCTACTAGCTCAGGAAAAAACCTGGCGCGAGGAACGCGCGCACCTCATTGAAAAAAACGAAATCGCCCGGCGTAAGGTCGAATCGATGATTTCGCGCCTCAAGGCCCTGGAGCAAGACTCATGA
- the gcvH gene encoding glycine cleavage system protein GcvH has protein sequence MSDIPAELRFAESHEWARLEADGTVTVGISDHAQEALGDVVFVELTEVGKVFGAGDQAGVVESVKAASDIYSPIAGEVIAINDELSDVPELLNSNPYGAWIFKLKPSNTAELDKLLDAAGYKALIGE, from the coding sequence ATGAGTGATATCCCTGCCGAACTGCGTTTTGCCGAAAGCCATGAGTGGGCACGCCTGGAAGCTGACGGTACCGTCACCGTGGGCATCAGCGATCATGCGCAGGAAGCCCTGGGCGATGTGGTCTTTGTCGAGCTGACTGAAGTCGGTAAGGTCTTTGGCGCAGGTGACCAGGCCGGTGTGGTTGAGTCGGTCAAGGCTGCTTCCGACATCTATTCCCCGATTGCGGGTGAAGTGATCGCGATCAACGACGAGCTGAGTGACGTGCCGGAGTTGCTCAACTCCAATCCTTACGGTGCCTGGATCTTCAAGCTCAAGCCGAGCAACACGGCTGAGCTCGATAAGTTGCTGGACGCGGCGGGTTACAAGGCTCTTATCGGCGAATAA